The genomic segment CCCCGAGCGGCATCCGCAATTTGCGGGCTTTCTGCATGCCTCGCCGGCGCAGCTGTCCGATGCGCTGCGCGAGCACGATCTCGTCGTCGTCATCGGCGCGCCGGTGTTCACCTTCCATGTCGAAGGCCACGCCGCGATCTTCGACGGCGGCGCGAGCATCTTCCAGATCACGGATGATGCGGATGCTGCCGCGGTGACACCGGTCGGCACCAGCGTCATCGCCACGATGAAGCCAGCGCTGAGCCTGCTGCTCGACCTGCTGCCCGAGAGCAAGCGCCCGGCGCCAAAAGGCCGCACGCTGCCGCCGGCGCCGCAGGCCGCCGATCCGCTGCCGGTCGAATTCCTGCTGCATTCGCTGTCGCAGGCGATGCCCGACGGCGCATCGCTGGTCGAGGAAGTGCCCTCGCACCGGCCGGCGATGCAGAAGTTCATGCCGATGCGCGGCCAGGACAGTTTCTACACCATGTCGAGCGGCGGCCTCGGCTATTCGCTGCCCGCCGCGGTCGGCATGGCGCTGGGCAAGCCGACGCAGCGCACGGCGTGCCTGATCGGCGACGGCTCGGCGATGTATTCGATCCAGGCGCTGTGGACCGCGGCGCAGCGCAAGCTGCCGCTCACCGTCGTCGTCATCAACAATTCCGGCTACGGCGCGATGCGCTCGTTCAGCCAGGTGATGCAGGTGCGGAACGTGCCGGGGCTGGAGCTGCCGGGGATCGATTTCGTCCGGCTTGCCGAGGGCATGGGCTGCCATGCGATGCGGGTGACGAAGGCGGCGGAGCTGGGCGAAGCGCTGAAGCGCGGGATGGCGCACGAGGGGACGTGCCTCGTGGAGGTCGTCGTGGATTCCGCGGTACCGGTGCTGTACGGGCAGAAACACTGACGCGCGGTCATCCCGGCTACGGCATCACGACGCCAGAAATCCTCCATCCGCGGCGAGCACGTGGCCGACGACATAGGACGACGCATCCGACGACAGCCACACCACGGCCTCGGCCACTTCCTCCGGGCTGCCCATCCGCCGCAACGGCAGGCCGGCGCTGACCGTCGCAACATCGCCGACGCCGGCGCGCAGCATCATGTCGGTGACGACGCGGCCGGGCGCGACGGCGTTGATGCGGATGCCGCGCGGCGCGTTCTCCATCGCCGCCGAGCGCGTCAGCGAGATCGCGGCAGCCTTGGAGGCCGAATAGAGCGAGAAGCCGGGATTGGGGTTGCGCACGCCGCTGACGGAGGCGTTGACGACGATGCTGCCGCGGCCTTTCGCCAGCATCGCCGGCAATTGATGGCGCAGGCACAGGAACAGCGCGCGAACATTGGTGTCGAACACGCTGTCGTAGATCTCCGTGCCCTGTTCCTCCAGCGGCGCCCGGCGCTCCTGGAAGCCGGCATTGTTGAAGGCGACGTCGAGCCGGCCGCAGCGCTCGACGGCTGTGCGGACGAGACGCGCGACCTCGTCGTCCTTCGTGATGTCGGTCTTGAGCGCGATCGCCTCGGTGCCGAGCTCGCGGCACGCGGCGGCGGTGGCCCCGATCTCGGCCTCGCGCCGGCCGGCGACGATGACCGCCTCCGCCCCTTCGGATGCCATCCGCAGCACCGTGGCGCGCCCGATGCCGCTGCCGCCGCCCGTGACCAAGCAGACCTTGCCGCTCATCCGATGACCTGCCGGCAAAGCTCCGCTCATGGTCCACTCCAAAACACTTGCGCGCGCCGTTGCGCGCATATAGTTGTATGATACAACTATATGCGCCGAGTCAAGCCATGGCCGAACTTTCGCTGATCGACGACATCCGCGCCGCCTCGCGCCTGATGGTGCGCGAGCTCGGCTTCATGGACGCCACGGTGGCGGCCTCGGGCTATCCGCCCTCCGCTGTGCACACGATCCTGGAGATCGGCATCCGCGGTCCGATGACGTCGGGCGAGCTCGGCGATTTCCTGCGGCTGGAGAAATCCAGCGTCAGCCGCCTGGTGCGCAAGCTGATCGATAGCGGCGAGCTCAAGGAGATTCCGGACGAGGCGGATGCGCGCAGCAAGCGGCTGTCGCTGACGGCAAAGGGCCGGCGCACGCTGGAGGCACTGCATGCGTTCGGCCGCCAGCAGGTGCGCGGCGCGCTGGCGGCGCTGACGCCGGCCGAGCAGCGCACGGTGCGCGAGGGCATGATGCTCTATGCGCAGGCGCTCAGACAGAGCCGGGTGGAGGAAGCGGCGGTGTAGCCACACTATCGGTGTCATCGCCCGGCTTGACCGGGCGATCTAGTACGCCGAGACGGTTGTGTTGAGCCGACACGCCGCGGCGTACTGGATGCCCCGCCCCCCGTGCGCAATTGCGCACTAGGCGGGGCATGACAGCATCAATCGCGGCGTCTACTTCCGGAACTCGTCCCGCATCTTGGCCTGGATCTTGGCCATGCCGCCGATCCAGCGGTCGTAGTTCTCGGTCTTCTTGCGCATGTAGCCGAGCACTTGCGGGTGCGGCAGGATCAGGAATGTTTCCTGCTCGAGGCCGGCGAGCACGTCTTTCGCCACCTGCTCGGGCGTCAGGTCGCCGTCGCCGGATTGCGGGCCCTTGGGGATCGAGCGCAGCATGTTGGTGTCGACACCCTGCGGACACAGGATCGAGACCTTGATGTTGTGGGCCTTGTGCGAGATCGCGAGGTTCTCGGCAAAACCGACCGCGGCGTGCTTCGTCGTCGAATAGGCCGGACTGCCCACCTGCGACAACAGGCCCGCGGCCGAGATTGTGTTGAGGAAATAGCCGCCGCCGCGCGCCCTCATGCGGGGGACGAGATGCCGCGCCGCATAGACATGCGCCATGACGTGGATCGCCCAGCTGCGCTGCCACGGCTCGTCGGACGCGCCACCGGCATTCTCCGACATCGGATCGAAGCCGCCGCCGATGCCGGCATTGGAGCAGAACAGCGCGATCGGCCCGAACTGCCGCTCGGTCTCCTCGATGACGTGGACGATGTCCTTTTCCTGCGCGACGTCGCATTTGAAGGCGGCGCCATCGACCATGGCGGCGACCGCTCTCGCATTGGCGGCGTCCATGTCCGCGACCACGACCTTGGCCGCACCCGCATTGTGAAAGGCCTCGCACAGCGCCTTGCCGATGCCGTTTGCGCCGCCCGTGACGACCACGACCTTGCCGGTCACCTGCATGCGACGTCTCCTCTGTCTTGTGTCGCTTTTTTAACGCGCCGCTTATTCCGCGTCGCGGGTCAGCTCAACACGAGGTCGAGCACCGCGGTATAATGGCATGCCGCGCCGGCCAAGACAAAGCCGTGCCAGATCGCATTCTGGAAGCGCAGCCGCCGCCAGGCGTGGAAGATCACGCCAAAGCTGTAGAGCAAGCCGCCGGCAAGGATGAAGCCCAGCGCCAGCGTGGGCAACGCCCTGACCACGGAATCGTAGAGCATCATGCCGCTCCAGCCCATCGCGAGATAGATGCCGACCGAGACGCGGTCGAACCGGCCGGGATAGAGCAGCTTCAGCACGATGCCAAGAATTGCCACGCACCAGACGCCGGCGAGCAGTACCAGCGCGAACACGCTGTCCTTCAGCTCCAGGATGAACGGTGTGTAGGTCGCGGCGATCAAGAGATAGATCGCGGAATGGTCGAAGCGGCGCAGCAGCCATTTGGCCGGCGAGACCGGCCAGAGATTATAGGTCGCCGACAGCACCAGCATCGAGAGCAGGCCGGCGACATAGATCGAGACGCCGACGATGTCGGTGGAGTCGGCATAGACCGCCGTCAGCACCACCAGCACGGTTGCGGCGATGAGGCCTGAGAGAACACCGATCGCGTGGACGATGCCGTCGGCGATCAGCTCGGCGCGATCGTAATCCCAGCCGATCGCGTCGGCTGCGGCGTGGACGGAATTGGACGCGAACTGTTTCATTTGGAAGACGGTCATGGCAATCCGCAAAGCGTGGCAATGCCCTCTTGGATGGGTCTCTCGGGATCGGCGCATCGTTCAAACGGCTGATTTGCCGACAAAGGCGGTGGAAGTATGAAAGCTTGAATTTCCTCAGGCAATTGCCACTTTTGTGACTAGTCCAATTTGCGTATCCCTCGCCCGAGATCCCCCACGTTCATATGGCATTCAGTTTCCAGGATATGGTCGAGGAGGCGCGGCTGTCGGCCCGGGCGCTGATCGACTATGGCGAGCACTTCTTCAACCCGACGGTGCGGCTTGGTGTCACCGGCCTGTCGCGCGCCGGTAAGACCGTATTCATCACCGCGTTGATCCACGGGCTGACGCGCGGCGGCCGGTTTCCGGTGTTCGAGGCCTATGCCTCGGGCCGGATCGCGCGAGCGCACCTGGCGCCGCAACCGGATGATGCCGTGCCGCGCTTTGCCTATGAAAGCCATCTGCGCGCCCTGATCGAGGAACGGCGCTGGCCGAACTCGACCGTGGACATCAGCGAGCTCAGGCTCGTGATCGACTACCAGCGCCCGAACGGCGCCGATCGCACGCTGACGCTCGACATCGTCGACTATCCCGGCGAATGGCTGCTGGACCTGCCGCTGCTCCACAAGAGCTACGAGCAATGGTCGGCGGAGAGCCTGGCCCTGTCGCGCGAGGCGCCGCGCGCGCATCTCGCGGCCGAGTGGCACACCCATCTCGCAACGCTCAAGCCCGAGGCGCGCGAGGACGAGCAGGCGACGCTGACGGCCGCCAAGCTCTTCACCGATTATTTGCGCGCCTGCCGCGACGAGCGCTTTGCGATGAGCCTGTTGCCGCCCGGCCGCTTCCTGATGCCCGGCAATCTCGCCGATACGCCGGCGCTGACCTTTGCGCCGCTGGATTTGCCCGCTGGCGGAGAGGCGGGCGAGGGATCGCTGTGGGCGATGATGGTGCGGCGCTTCGAGGCCTACAAGGACGTCGTGGTGCGGCCGTTCTTCCGCGATCATTTCGCGCGGCTCGACCGCCAGATCGTGCTGGCCGATGCGCTCTCCGCGTTCAACTCCGGCCCCGAGGCGCTGCACGATCTCGAAGCCGCGCTATCAGGCATTCTCGACTGCTTCAACATCGGCCGCAGCACGATCCTCTCCAGCCTGTTCCGGCCACGCATCGACCGCATCCTGTTCGCGGCCACCAAGGCGGATCATCTGCATCATTCCAGCCACGACCGGCTCGAGGCGGTGCTGCGCCGCGCCGTCTCGCGCGCGGTCGCACGCGCGGAGAACACCGGCGCAGCGATCGACGTCGTCGCGCTCGCCGCCGTGCGCGCCACGCGCGAAGCGCAGGTGGCGCGGGGCCGCGACAAGTTGCCGTCGATCCTGGGAACACCGGCCGCAGGCGAAAGCGCCGGTGGCGAGTTCTTCGACGGCAACACCGAGGTTGCGACCTTTCCGGGCGATCTGCCCGTCGATCCCGAACCGCTGTTCAACGGCACGGATGCGTTCCGCGGGCTCGCGAGGGAGGCGGCGGGGAACAGCGATTTCCGCTTCCTGCGCTTCCGGCCGCCGAGGCTCGAACGCGAGGGGGCCGACGAGCCGACGCTGCCACACATCCGCCTCGACCGTGCCTTGCAGTTCCTGATCGGAGACAAGCTGTCATGACCGACCGATCGAAGCCACGGCGGCCGGCGACGTTCCGTCTGGACGATCCCGGCGTCGTCGTCACCGAGGCCGACGAGACCAGCCGCCTCGCCCGCGCGACGATCCAGATCACGCCGGAGCCGGATCCCGCGATGCTGCCGGTGCCGGTGCAAGCCGCACTCCCGGCGCGGCGCGGTTTTCCCTGGGGCACGCTGTTCTGGTCGGGGCTCGCGGGATTGACGCTGCTCGGCACCGGGCTCGGCGTAGTCCATCTGATCGAGGATCTGTTCGCGCGCAACGAAACGCTCGGCTTCGTCGGTCTTGCCTTCGCCTGCGTCACCGCGCTGGCGCTCGCGGTGGTGATCGGGCGCGAGGCGTTCGGGCTGGCGCGGCTTGCGACCATCGAGAAGCTGCATCAGCGCGCTGCGGCCGTGCTGGCCAGCGACGATCGAAAGGAGAGCCGGGTCATCGTGCAGGACCTGCTCAAGATCGCGCACCAGAACCCGCAGCTGGCGCGGGCCCGCGCGACGCTGGAGAGCCATGCCGGCGAGATCATCGACGGCGCCGACATGATCCGCCTCGCCGAGCGCGAGCTGATGTCGCCGCTGGACGCGGAAGCGCGGCGGCTGGTGTCCTCAGCGGCGCAAAAGGTCTCGATCGTCACCGCGGTCTCGCCGCGCGCCGCAATCGACGTGCTGTTCGTGTTCGTGGCGGCGCTGCGCCTGATCCGCCAGCTCGCTTATCTCTATGGCGGCCGTCCCGGCGCGCTCGGCATGATCCGCCTGCTCCGCCACGTCATAACCCATCTCGCCATCACCGGCGGCATGGCCGCGAGCGACAGCCTGGTGCAGCAGATGCTCGGCCACGGCATCGCGGCGAAGCTGTCGCAGCGGCTCGGCGAAGGCGTGCTGAACGGATTGCTGACGGCGCGGCTGGGATTGGCCGCGATCGATGTCACGCGGCCGCTGCCCTTCGCGGCCCTGCCGCCGCCGAAGCTGTCGGATCTGGCGACCGATCTGCTGCGGAAGAAGGACGGCGAGGAGTAGCGGCTCTCTTTCTTACCCTCCCCTGGAGGGGGAGGGTCGGCTCGCAGCGCGCCAGCGATGCGAGACGGGGTGGGGTGACGGTGCCTCCACATCCGGCAGTACCCCGTGTGGAGAGATCACCCCACCCCGCTCGCGCTGCGCGCGATCGACCCTCCCCCTCCAGGGGAGGGTAAGAGAAAGCGCCCTATGCGCGCGAACGGGCTTCGAATTCCCCCGCCAGCACGCGCCACCAAAACAACGGCGAGTCCTTCGGCGGCGACAGCTCCGGCGTCCAGCCTGAGATTTTCTCGATCGCATAGGTGTCCGTCAGGACGCCGCGCCAACGGCGTTCGACCTGGCCGAGCTGCTCGCGCCTGGCCGGGATCGACTCCCACACCGGCGCGCGGTTATCCGGCTCGCGCCCGACATAGATTCCGGCGTGACCCTTGATCTTGTCCATGCCGGGATCGCGGAAATCCTGGAAGCGGCCGCGCTCGTTGATCTCGATCACGGGCACGCGGCCACGGAACAGCCAGCGCATCATGGCGTAGGTGCGGTAGTCCGTGGTCGCGATCCAGGTCGCGCCGGTTTCATCGAGCGCAGCTTGCGCGCGCGCGGCCACCTGCTCGTAGCCGGCTTCGGCACCGATCGGGTCGAGCTTGCCGAGCAGATTCCAGGGCGCGGCGACGTAGTAGAGGAACACGATGATGGTGAAGCCGATACCTGAGACGATCGCTGTCCTGACCCAGAACAGCGAGGATTCCAGCATCCGGGCGGACCATCCCTCTTTCCTCATCGTGACGAGATTGACCGCGGTGGCGGCAAAACCGACCGGCCACATGAACATCGGCCAGGTGTCGCCGACGCGAAGCGTCAGCGACTTGAAGAAGAAGTAGGCGAACGGCACCAGCACCGCGGTCGACAAGAGGATCGCGACCGGCTCGCGCGTGCGATAGCCGCGCCATGCCGTCAGCACCAGGCCCGTCAACACCACCGGCAGCATGACGAAGCCGACCAGGCCGAATTGCAGGCCGATGTAATCGCCGATCGTACGCAGCGAGAGGCCGTAATTGGCGGTCGCGCGCACGCCCTGGAAGCGGAACGAGGCCCAGTCGTGCTGCGCGTTCCAGATCAGCACCGGCGAGAACACGGCGATCGCGACCAGGACGGCGAGATAAGGGTAAGGACTGCGCAGCCAGCGCCAGCGCCAATCCGGCACCAGCAGAAAAGCGGCAACCGCCGGCGCGAACATGATCACGGTGAATTTCGAGAGCATCGCGAGGCCCGCGAACAGGCCCGCCGCCAGCCACCAGCGTCCGTCGCCGCTTTGCGCCAGCCGCACCAGCGACCACATCATCGCGACCGCGAACGGGATCATGGCGACATCAGGCGCGACCTTGGCCATCAGAAGGCCGTAGTAAAGCGCGGCTTCCGGCATCAGCACCGCGAACACGATCGCGCGCGCATCATGGGTGAGGCGGCGGACGATGTCGGCGAGCAGCAGCTGCGTCACCAGCATCGCGACGATGCCACCGAAGCGAGCGCCGAGATTGGTGTCGCCGAAGATCGCGGTTCCGAAGCGGATCAGCCAGGCGATGCCGGGGGGATGATCGAGAAAGCTGAGCGCAGCCTCCTTGGACCAGGTCCAGTAATAGGCTTCGTCGGTGCGCAGCTCGATGACGGAGGCGTAGACGATGCGGAGCAGCGTCATCGCGGCGATGATCGCTGCAGCAATCAGGATGAGACGGCGTTCGGCGCCGTCTGGCTTCGCAGAGATGTCGGGAGCGATCGTCACGGTCGCGCTTTTCCCCGACTTGGGAGGGGGAGTCAATGTGGGGAGCGTGCCGCAGATACCGCTGTGGCCCGGGCAAGCGTCAGCGCAGACCCGTGACCCATAACCACAGGGGCCGTAGGGTGGGCAAAGCGAAGCGTGCCCACGGTTATTGAGGATAGAGATCGTGGGCACGGCGCGCCGGCGCGCGCCTTTGCCCACCCTACGGTTTGGTAACCTTTGCCGCGCATGTGACCTTACAACCTGTCCACACCGGGAATTAAAGGCTACGCTGGCTGTTCTCCTCCATGAACTGATACAATCGAATCATGGCCACCGCTCCCAGACAGATGTCCGTCGTCCGCGCCACCGGCGTGCGGCAGGTGCGGCTCGTCTGCGGCATCATCCTGTTCGCCTATGTGGTCAGTCATTTCCTCAACCATGCGCTCGGCAACATCTCGGTCGATGCTATGGAGACCGGGGTCTACTACCACACGCTGTTCTGGCAGTTCCTCCCGGTCGCGATCGTGTTCTACACGGCCGCACTCACCCATATGGGGCTCGGCCTCTACGCACTATATCAGCGCCGCCAGTTCCGCTGGCGGACGATCGAGCCACTCCAGCTCGTGCTCGGCTTGAGCATCCCCGTGCTCGTCATGGGCCACGTCATCGGCGTGCGGCTCGGACAGACGCTGTACGGACACGAGAAGCTCTATCCGCAGGAGCTCTATCTATTCTTCGTCGCGGCGCCGGGCCGACTCTGGCAGATGACGATCCTGCTTCTCATTGCCTGGGTGCACGGCTGCATCGGCATCTATTTCTGGCTTCGGCTGAAGCCGTTCTTCACGCGCGCGGCGCCCTATCTGCTCGCGGCCGCCGTGCTGATCCCGACGCTGTCGCTGCTCGGCGTCTACCAGGGCGGCCGCAGCGTTGCCGCCGACAGTGACGACGGCGAATGGCGTACGCACAATCTCACCCGCCGCCAGGTCGGAACGGCTGCGGAAGGCAACACGCTCGACCGCATCGCGGGCGGTCTCACCATCGGCTATTTCGGACTGCTTGGACTGGTGCTCGTGGCGCGCGGCGCGCGCGCCTTGCGCGAACGTCGCGGCGGCATGATCGCGCTGTCCTACGGCAACGGCAAGACGGTGCGCGTCCCCAAGGGCCTGTCCGTGCTGGAAGCGAGCCTGCGCCACAACGTGCCGCATGCCAGCGTCTGCGGCGGCCGCGCCCGCTGCTCGACCTGCCGCATCCGCATCATCGGCGATCATGACACCCTTCCCACACCGTCGCAGCGCGAGGCCTTCGTGCTCACCCGCGTCGGCACCGCCGATCCCTCGATCCGGCTGGCCTGTCAGCTGCGCCCGACCTCCGACCTTTCCTTCTTCCAGCTCTTCACGCCTCACACGCATGGAGCGGACGGGCAGGCCTCGACATCCGCCAGCATCGGCCAGGAGCGCTATCTCGTCAGCCTGTTCGTGGACATGCGCGGCTCGACGCAGCTGGCCGAGAAGCGGCTGCCGTTCGACACGGTCTTCATCGTCAACCGCTTCCTCGGCGCGGTGTCGCAGGCGGTCATCGAGAACGGCGGCCAGCCGAACCAGTTCGTCGGCGACGGCATGCTGGCCCTGTTCGGCCTCGCGGCCGACCCGCAAACCGCGTGCCGGCAGGCGCTCAAGGCCGCAGCCGGGATCGCCACGCATATCGACGCGCTCAACGACCTCCTGAGCCACGATCTGCGCCAGCCGATCCGCTTCGGCATCGGCATCCACGGCGGCGAGGTCATCATCGGCGACATCGGCTATCGCGATCACATCGTCTTCACCGCGCTCGGCGATGCCGTCAACGTCGCGGCCCGCCTGCAGGACATGACCAAGACGCTGGCCTGCGAGGCGATCGTTTCGGAAGAAATCCGCCGCACCGCTGATATTGCCGAGGACGCCCTGCCGCAGCAGGAGGTCGCCATCCGCGGCCGCGACGAGGTGCTCGCGGTGCGCGTGGTGGCGAATGCGAGGGAGCTGGCGGGGCTGGTCGATCGCAGCGAGCGCGTGGCGGCTTAAGGCGCAAGCCAAGCGCGAGGTGCGCTCCCTCTCCCGCCTGCGCTACAGCAGCTCGGCTCAATCTCCTACAAGCGCAACACCGGCCTGCTGCAACGCAGCGGCATGGGCTTGCTGCGAAAGCACGAATTGACATCATCCAAATCGAGGCGACAGATGAGCGCGGGTCTCGCGGTGATGACCGCGGTCAGAAGAAAAGCTCCGGGAGGAGACCACATGTTCGATCGACGCGACCTGCTCAAAGGTGCGGGCCTCGCCGCGCTGGCGGCAGGATTGGACGCCACCAGGGCGCTGGCCCTCGACACCGTGACCCTGCCCTTCGCCAACGGCGAACGACCGCTGGTGAAGTATCCGCAGAAGCGGCCGATGATCGGCCTGACCAGCCGGCCGCCGCAGCTCGAGACGCCGTTTGCGGTGTTCAACGACGGCCCGATCACGCCGAACAACGCATTCTTCGTGCGCTATCACCTCTCCGACCTGCCCTACGATCTCGACCCCGACAAGTTCACGCTGGAGGTCAAGGGCAAGGTCGACAAGCCGCTGAAACTGTCGCTGAAAGACATCCGGAAGATGAAGGCGACAGAGCTCGTCGCCGTCAACCAATGCTCCGGTAACAGCCGCGGTTTCTTCGAGCCGCGCGTGGCCGGCGGCCAGCTCGCCAACGGCGCGATGGGCTGTGCGCGCTGGCGCGGCGTGCCGCTGAAGGTGGTGCTCGAGACGGCGGGCGTGCAGGCCGGCGCCAAGCAGGTGACGTTCAACGGCATGGACGGGCCGGTCAACGACAAGACGCCGGATTTCGTCAAGGCACTCGACATCGATCACGCCAGCGACGGCGAGGTGATGCTGGCCTATGGCATGAACGGCGAGGACCTGCCGTTCCTCAACGGCTTCCCGCTGCGCCTGATCGTGCCCGGCTATTACGGCACCTACTGGGTCAAGCACCTCAACGAGATCACCGTCATCGACAACGTCTATGACGGCTTCTGGATGAAGTCGGCCTATCGCATCCCCGACACGCCGAACAACGCGGTCGAGCCGGGCACTGCGCCGAAGGCGACCATCCCGATCAACCGCTTCACCATCCGCTCCTTCATCACCAGCATCCCCGACGGTGCCAAGCTGAAGGCGGGAGCGGTGACCCTGCGCGGCATCGCTTTCGATGGCGGCAAGGGCATCAAGGCGGTCGAGGTCTCCACCGACGCCGGCAAGACCTGGGTCAGCGCCAAGCTCGGCAAGGATCTCGGCAAGTACGCCTTCCGCGAATGGAAGCTGCCGGTGAAGCTCGCGGCCGGCAGCCACGAGCTCAAGGTCCGCGCCACCGGCAATGGCGGCGAGACCCAGCCGGACACGCCGCGCTGGAACCCGGCGGGCTATTTGCGCAACGTCGTCGAAACCGTCCGCGTCAGCGTGGCCTGAAGGAGACTGATCATGCAGCGCACCGTTCTCCTCGCCATCACGCTCGCCGCCGCCGCATTGATGGGCTCGTCACTTGCAGCGCCGGTCAATTACAAGACCCCCGACGAGGTCGCCGCCTTCAAGCCCGGACCCAATCTCGAGGTCGTGCAGGGCAATTGCGGCGCCTGCCATTCGTCCGACTACGTCGCCACGCAGCCGCCGATGAAGGACAAGAGGGCCTTCTGGCAGGCCGCGGTGACCAAGATGATCAAGGTCTATGGCGCACCGATCGACGATGCCGATGTCGGCAAGATCGTCGATTATCTGGCTGCGACGTATTGACGGACGCCGGCACGCGTGCCGGCCATTTGACCGCGAAACGGGCAAAAGCGGCAAAAACGCCGCGAAGTTGAGCGGAATTCGGCGAAATGGCGATGTGGTTTGAGCTACCAAGCCTGCCACATTCCGCGTATCCTGTTAGGACCGAACCGGCCGGTTGGCGGGGACTGGCGGTTCGAGATCTCGGAGGAAGACCCGCGGAGAAGTCGTGATGGCTAAAGGTACGGTCAAGTGGTTCAACCCGACGAAGGGTTATGGATTTATCCAGCCTGCGTCGGGTGGCAAGGATGTGTTCGTGCATATCTCGGCAGTGCAGAAGGC from the Bradyrhizobium sp. WBAH42 genome contains:
- the mdlC gene encoding benzoylformate decarboxylase, which codes for MGKNGKTGSKSVTVKQATLDLLRAFGIDRVFGNPGSTELPFLSDWPGDIDYVLALQEASAVGMADGYAQATRNAGFVNLHSAAGVGNALGNIYTAHRNQTPLVITAGQQARSILPLQAFLYAERASEFPRPYVKYSVEPARPEDVPAAIARAYYTAMQPPCGPTFVSIPIDDWAHACAPIEARKVSREIGPELEPMKALVAALGSAKHPALVVGPGVDRAGAVELMVRVAEKAKASVWVSPFSARCSFPERHPQFAGFLHASPAQLSDALREHDLVVVIGAPVFTFHVEGHAAIFDGGASIFQITDDADAAAVTPVGTSVIATMKPALSLLLDLLPESKRPAPKGRTLPPAPQAADPLPVEFLLHSLSQAMPDGASLVEEVPSHRPAMQKFMPMRGQDSFYTMSSGGLGYSLPAAVGMALGKPTQRTACLIGDGSAMYSIQALWTAAQRKLPLTVVVINNSGYGAMRSFSQVMQVRNVPGLELPGIDFVRLAEGMGCHAMRVTKAAELGEALKRGMAHEGTCLVEVVVDSAVPVLYGQKH
- a CDS encoding SDR family NAD(P)-dependent oxidoreductase, which translates into the protein MSGALPAGHRMSGKVCLVTGGGSGIGRATVLRMASEGAEAVIVAGRREAEIGATAAACRELGTEAIALKTDITKDDEVARLVRTAVERCGRLDVAFNNAGFQERRAPLEEQGTEIYDSVFDTNVRALFLCLRHQLPAMLAKGRGSIVVNASVSGVRNPNPGFSLYSASKAAAISLTRSAAMENAPRGIRINAVAPGRVVTDMMLRAGVGDVATVSAGLPLRRMGSPEEVAEAVVWLSSDASSYVVGHVLAADGGFLAS
- a CDS encoding MarR family winged helix-turn-helix transcriptional regulator — encoded protein: MAELSLIDDIRAASRLMVRELGFMDATVAASGYPPSAVHTILEIGIRGPMTSGELGDFLRLEKSSVSRLVRKLIDSGELKEIPDEADARSKRLSLTAKGRRTLEALHAFGRQQVRGALAALTPAEQRTVREGMMLYAQALRQSRVEEAAV
- a CDS encoding SDR family oxidoreductase codes for the protein MQVTGKVVVVTGGANGIGKALCEAFHNAGAAKVVVADMDAANARAVAAMVDGAAFKCDVAQEKDIVHVIEETERQFGPIALFCSNAGIGGGFDPMSENAGGASDEPWQRSWAIHVMAHVYAARHLVPRMRARGGGYFLNTISAAGLLSQVGSPAYSTTKHAAVGFAENLAISHKAHNIKVSILCPQGVDTNMLRSIPKGPQSGDGDLTPEQVAKDVLAGLEQETFLILPHPQVLGYMRKKTENYDRWIGGMAKIQAKMRDEFRK
- a CDS encoding hemolysin III family protein — its product is MTVFQMKQFASNSVHAAADAIGWDYDRAELIADGIVHAIGVLSGLIAATVLVVLTAVYADSTDIVGVSIYVAGLLSMLVLSATYNLWPVSPAKWLLRRFDHSAIYLLIAATYTPFILELKDSVFALVLLAGVWCVAILGIVLKLLYPGRFDRVSVGIYLAMGWSGMMLYDSVVRALPTLALGFILAGGLLYSFGVIFHAWRRLRFQNAIWHGFVLAGAACHYTAVLDLVLS
- a CDS encoding YcjX family protein; amino-acid sequence: MAFSFQDMVEEARLSARALIDYGEHFFNPTVRLGVTGLSRAGKTVFITALIHGLTRGGRFPVFEAYASGRIARAHLAPQPDDAVPRFAYESHLRALIEERRWPNSTVDISELRLVIDYQRPNGADRTLTLDIVDYPGEWLLDLPLLHKSYEQWSAESLALSREAPRAHLAAEWHTHLATLKPEAREDEQATLTAAKLFTDYLRACRDERFAMSLLPPGRFLMPGNLADTPALTFAPLDLPAGGEAGEGSLWAMMVRRFEAYKDVVVRPFFRDHFARLDRQIVLADALSAFNSGPEALHDLEAALSGILDCFNIGRSTILSSLFRPRIDRILFAATKADHLHHSSHDRLEAVLRRAVSRAVARAENTGAAIDVVALAAVRATREAQVARGRDKLPSILGTPAAGESAGGEFFDGNTEVATFPGDLPVDPEPLFNGTDAFRGLAREAAGNSDFRFLRFRPPRLEREGADEPTLPHIRLDRALQFLIGDKLS
- a CDS encoding YcjF family protein encodes the protein MTDRSKPRRPATFRLDDPGVVVTEADETSRLARATIQITPEPDPAMLPVPVQAALPARRGFPWGTLFWSGLAGLTLLGTGLGVVHLIEDLFARNETLGFVGLAFACVTALALAVVIGREAFGLARLATIEKLHQRAAAVLASDDRKESRVIVQDLLKIAHQNPQLARARATLESHAGEIIDGADMIRLAERELMSPLDAEARRLVSSAAQKVSIVTAVSPRAAIDVLFVFVAALRLIRQLAYLYGGRPGALGMIRLLRHVITHLAITGGMAASDSLVQQMLGHGIAAKLSQRLGEGVLNGLLTARLGLAAIDVTRPLPFAALPPPKLSDLATDLLRKKDGEE
- a CDS encoding glycosyltransferase family 39 protein, with the protein product MTLLRIVYASVIELRTDEAYYWTWSKEAALSFLDHPPGIAWLIRFGTAIFGDTNLGARFGGIVAMLVTQLLLADIVRRLTHDARAIVFAVLMPEAALYYGLLMAKVAPDVAMIPFAVAMMWSLVRLAQSGDGRWWLAAGLFAGLAMLSKFTVIMFAPAVAAFLLVPDWRWRWLRSPYPYLAVLVAIAVFSPVLIWNAQHDWASFRFQGVRATANYGLSLRTIGDYIGLQFGLVGFVMLPVVLTGLVLTAWRGYRTREPVAILLSTAVLVPFAYFFFKSLTLRVGDTWPMFMWPVGFAATAVNLVTMRKEGWSARMLESSLFWVRTAIVSGIGFTIIVFLYYVAAPWNLLGKLDPIGAEAGYEQVAARAQAALDETGATWIATTDYRTYAMMRWLFRGRVPVIEINERGRFQDFRDPGMDKIKGHAGIYVGREPDNRAPVWESIPARREQLGQVERRWRGVLTDTYAIEKISGWTPELSPPKDSPLFWWRVLAGEFEARSRA